DNA sequence from the Gammaproteobacteria bacterium genome:
CCGCCCCGCCGTCGTCCACGGCTGCCCCGATGTCCGGCGATTGCGGGTCGATCCTCGACTCGACCCGGCAGCTGTGGCCGTCGATGCCGTATTCGTCGCGGGTGTAGCCGGCCGCAAGGATGGTCTCGCGGACGATCTGCGTGTAGTCGAGGTCGCCGGCCGTCGTCGTGATCTCGCCCGCAACCAGGGCGAAGTTGGTCGAGACCAGGGTTTCGCACGCCACCCGGGCCCGCGGATCCTGCGCCAGGATGTGGTCGAGGATGGCGTCGGAGATCTGGTCGGCGAGCTTGTCCGGGTGCCCTCCGGTGACCGACTCGGAGGTGAAGAGTTTCGTGCTCACCGGCCGGCCCAGTGCTCCACCTGCTGGGTTCGGCCGCGGCGCAGGATCTTGCTCAGGCGATCGGCCACCTGGTCGAGCGCGGTCGCGAAATCACGCGCCTCCCCGCGGGCGACGACAGGCTCATGTCCGTTGAGGGAGAGAAAGGCTTCCACGCGGTGAACGTGGCGCTCAACCCGGAACACGACCTCGGCGGAGGTCAGGCGCGGGTCGAAACGGACCAGCTTGCCGATCTTCCGGTCGGCCCGTTTGGTCACGTATTCGGGCACGTCGCAGCCGCGAGCGACCGTGTTCACTTTCATATCTCTTCCAACCCTGGTTCCAGTGGGTTTGATTTGGGCCCCGTCGAAGGTAGAAAGGACGGGGGCACAGGTCTACGGGCCACGCCGGTCAGCGTTCATCGACGACCGTGCGCGCCTTCATCACCGCGTCCAGCACGCCGTTGACGAAGCGGTCCGAATGCTCGCTTCCGTAGCGCTGCGCCAGCCGTACCCCTTCCTGGATCGCGACTGCGGGCGGCACCCCGTCCAGGAAGAGCATCTCGGTCACCGAAAGGAACAGAATGCAGCGGTCCACGCGGGCGAGCCGTTCGATCCGCCAGTTGTCCAGCGCCTCGCTGACCGCCGCGCGCACCTCTTCCTCGTGCCGGGCGAAGCCGCGCACGACCCGCGCCAGATGAGCCTGGCAGGCGGGCGCCACCCGCCGGTTGGCCAGCGTGGTCTCAAGGGCATCAAGGACAGACTCGCTGTCCGCCGCCTCCCAGCGATAGAGCACCTGGAGCGCCCATGCCCGCGCGCGGGTGCGGTTGCGGCGGGGTCGCTCGGCGAAGGCCATGCCCCTTCAGGCGAGCCCGTCGAACAGCATCGCCATCTCGACCGCGGCCGACGCGACCTCTCCACCCTTGTCCATTTCCTTCGGATCGGCGCGGCGCTCAGCCTGCGCGCGGGTGTCGGTGGTCAGCACGCCGAACACGACGGGGACCGGCGACGAGCGCGCGACCTCGCCCAGCCCGTACGCCGCCTCGCCCGCCACGTAGTCGAAGTGCGGAGTCTCGCCGCGGATGACGCACCCGAGCGCGATGATGCCGTGATGGCCGGCACGCGTCGCCAGGCGCGCCGCGGTCTGCGGAAGCTCCCAGGCTCCAGGGACCCGGTAGACGTCGATGTCCCCGGTCGCAACACCGTGTTCGGCCAGACGAGCCAGGGCCCCGGAGAGCAGGCTGTCGGTGATCTCCGGGTTGAAGCGGGCCGCCACGACGGCGAAGCGCTTTCCC
Encoded proteins:
- the raiA gene encoding ribosome-associated translation inhibitor RaiA; amino-acid sequence: MKVNTVARGCDVPEYVTKRADRKIGKLVRFDPRLTSAEVVFRVERHVHRVEAFLSLNGHEPVVARGEARDFATALDQVADRLSKILRRGRTQQVEHWAGR
- the nusB gene encoding transcription antitermination factor NusB, translating into MAFAERPRRNRTRARAWALQVLYRWEAADSESVLDALETTLANRRVAPACQAHLARVVRGFARHEEEVRAAVSEALDNWRIERLARVDRCILFLSVTEMLFLDGVPPAVAIQEGVRLAQRYGSEHSDRFVNGVLDAVMKARTVVDER
- the ribH gene encoding 6,7-dimethyl-8-ribityllumazine synthase translates to MTGSNTFSASLDGSGKRFAVVAARFNPEITDSLLSGALARLAEHGVATGDIDVYRVPGAWELPQTAARLATRAGHHGIIALGCVIRGETPHFDYVAGEAAYGLGEVARSSPVPVVFGVLTTDTRAQAERRADPKEMDKGGEVASAAVEMAMLFDGLA